A window of the Mus pahari chromosome 1, PAHARI_EIJ_v1.1, whole genome shotgun sequence genome harbors these coding sequences:
- the LOC110336338 gene encoding olfactory receptor 10Q1-like has product MLTGKPVLNQSGTTEFVFRVFTTVPEFQALLFLLFLLLYLMILCGNTAIIWVVCTHSALHTPMYFFLSSLSVLEICYTTDVVPLMLSNVFGAQRPISLAGCGTQMFFFVTLGSTDCFLLAVMAYDRYVAICHPLHYSLIMTQKLCIQMVMGSLSLALFLSLQLTALIFTLPFCGHDREINHFLCDVPPVLRLACADIHVHQAVLYVVGILVLTVPFLLICISYVFIASTILRMRSAEGRQRAFSTCSSHLTVVLLQYGCCSLVYLRPRSSTSEDEDRQIALVYTFVTPLLNPLIYTLRNKDVKGALKNSIFHKAV; this is encoded by the coding sequence ATGCTGACTGGGAAGCCTGTCCTGAATCAATCTGGGACCACTGAGTTTGTGTTCCGTGTCTTCACCACTGTCCCTGAATTCCaggctctcctcttcctcctcttcctcctgctgtaTTTGATGATCCTCTGTGGCAATACAGCCATTATCTGGGTGGTGTGCACTCATAGTGCCTTGCACACGCCcatgtatttctttctcagtagttTGTCTGTCTTGGAAATCTGCTACACCACAGATGTGGTGCCCTTGATGCTTTCTAACGTCTTTGGGGCCCAGAGACCCATATCACTGGCTGGTTGTGGGACACAAATGTTCTTCTTTGTAACTCTAggaagcactgactgctttctctTGGCTGTCATGGCCTATGACaggtatgtggccatctgccACCCTCTGCACTACAGCCTCATCATGACACAGAAGCTGTGTATCCAGATGGTGATGGGCTCCTTGAGCTTAGCGCTGTTTCTCTCCCTGCAGCTCACTGCCTTAATTTTCACCTTGCCCTTCTGTGGACATGACCGGGAAATCAACCACTTTCTCTGTGATGTGCCTCCAGTTCTGCGCCTAGCCTGTGCTGACATTCATGTGCACCAGGCAGTCCTCTATGTAGTGGGCATCCTGGTGCTGACAGTCCCATTCCTGCTGATTTGTATCTCCTATGTGTTCATTGCTTCTACAATTCTTCGCATGCGCTCTGCCGAGGGTCGCCAGAGGGCCTTCTCTAcctgctcctcccacctcactgtggTCCTGCTGCAGTATGGCTGCTGTAGCCTCGTATATCTGAGGCCCCGCTCCAGCACCTCAGAGGATGAGGACCGCCAAATTGCCCTGGTCTACACATTTGTCACCCCATTACTCAACCCCCTGATTTACACCCTTCGGAATAAAGACGTGAAAGGTGCGCTGAAGAACTCCATCTTCCATAAAGCAGTCTGA